The proteins below are encoded in one region of Cytobacillus sp. IB215665:
- a CDS encoding M23 family metallopeptidase: MYKKIAVGFFATSIALSGVSNALAANLADVKPMSINLAAVSELTLTEETPLFNNANFYSKTGATVSPQTVDVVDQDGDWYKIKTWLGDKWILVDGFGIPLSSSSYTVTSPYGERTDPITGKVAKHNGIDVSSSKTDILASASGTVAYIGYQSERGNYVDIEHKINGTTYTTRYQHLASDSVSEGQKVLAGDKIGVMGATGKATNVHLHFELLKGSTPIDPEDWIDF, from the coding sequence ATGTACAAAAAAATAGCAGTTGGATTTTTTGCAACAAGTATCGCTTTATCAGGAGTCAGTAATGCGCTTGCTGCAAACCTTGCGGATGTAAAACCTATGTCTATTAATCTTGCTGCTGTAAGTGAATTAACTTTGACGGAAGAAACACCACTTTTCAACAATGCAAACTTTTACAGCAAAACTGGTGCAACAGTTTCACCTCAAACAGTTGATGTAGTTGATCAAGATGGAGATTGGTATAAGATAAAAACTTGGTTAGGTGATAAGTGGATTTTGGTAGATGGTTTTGGAATTCCACTTAGTAGCTCTAGTTATACCGTAACAAGTCCTTATGGAGAGAGAACTGATCCAATTACGGGTAAAGTAGCAAAGCATAATGGGATAGACGTATCAAGTAGTAAAACGGATATTCTTGCAAGTGCAAGTGGGACTGTGGCATATATTGGCTACCAATCCGAAAGAGGGAACTATGTTGATATAGAACATAAGATTAATGGTACAACATACACAACTCGCTACCAACACTTGGCATCGGATTCTGTATCAGAAGGTCAAAAAGTCTTAGCAGGAGATAAGATCGGTGTAATGGGTGCAACCGGAAAAGCAACAAATGTACATTTACATTTTGAACTACTAAAAGGGTCTACACCTATTGATCCAGAGGACTGGATAGATTTCTAG
- a CDS encoding RNA polymerase sigma factor, which translates to MPRNNNVEILRLYDQYSSRILKFIFVLTKDYYASEDLTQDTFIKASKSLSQLKNKEKIETWLFQIAHNITMDYIRRKKFNVLEQLIPLSREKEINPSTERAIIITENCKELYDALSKLKPTYRKIITLRKIEELSITETSKVLGWSESKVKSTLSRAIKALRAELEKGGYIYEQSS; encoded by the coding sequence ATGCCACGAAATAATAATGTAGAAATACTTCGTCTATACGATCAATATAGCAGTCGTATTTTGAAGTTTATTTTTGTACTTACTAAAGATTACTACGCTTCCGAAGACTTAACACAAGATACATTTATTAAGGCCAGTAAATCGTTATCTCAACTAAAGAATAAAGAAAAAATAGAGACTTGGCTATTTCAAATTGCCCATAATATCACAATGGATTATATTAGAAGAAAAAAATTCAATGTTTTAGAACAATTAATTCCACTTTCAAGAGAAAAAGAGATTAATCCTTCAACAGAGAGAGCAATAATCATCACTGAAAATTGTAAAGAGTTGTATGATGCTCTTAGTAAATTAAAACCAACATATCGTAAAATTATTACTCTTAGAAAAATTGAAGAATTATCTATTACAGAAACTAGTAAAGTTTTGGGTTGGTCTGAAAGCAAAGTTAAATCTACTTTATCAAGAGCAATAAAAGCCCTTCGAGCCGAATTAGAAAAAGGGGGATATATTTATGAGCAATCGTCATAA